One Acinetobacter colistiniresistens DNA segment encodes these proteins:
- the pqqA gene encoding pyrroloquinoline quinone precursor peptide PqqA, with protein MQWTKPAFTDVRIGFEVTMYFEVR; from the coding sequence ATGCAATGGACGAAACCTGCTTTTACCGATGTTCGTATTGGATTCGAAGTGACCATGTACTTCGAAGTTCGTTAA